In Leptospira selangorensis, the following are encoded in one genomic region:
- a CDS encoding class I SAM-dependent methyltransferase: MIDIEYYYDPEYQNFLLSSKRRELTPPETVLKHFSLKDVQNIVDFGMGLGFWTETLLKSIHKEGWVWGAECNQDFLDEVLHWKNREDIQRFTPFYMEKADRPLLPEWIPVPEVVFASLVLSTFADPGQAMDGLVRSMKKGGKLIVLDWVKNEYPVGPRINDKISLDKMKFLAEQYKLEIVKTVRISENVYGLEIQSGPEFEYGYYDLREEETYSEELIRS, encoded by the coding sequence ATGATCGATATAGAATATTATTACGACCCAGAATATCAGAATTTTCTCCTCTCGAGCAAGAGACGTGAGCTTACTCCTCCGGAAACCGTTTTGAAACATTTTTCCCTGAAGGATGTCCAGAATATCGTGGATTTCGGGATGGGCCTGGGTTTCTGGACGGAAACTCTTCTGAAATCGATCCATAAAGAGGGATGGGTCTGGGGCGCAGAATGTAATCAAGACTTCTTGGATGAAGTATTACATTGGAAAAATAGAGAAGATATCCAAAGATTTACGCCATTTTATATGGAGAAAGCGGATCGTCCCCTATTACCGGAATGGATCCCAGTCCCTGAAGTCGTTTTTGCTTCTTTAGTACTTTCCACTTTTGCAGATCCGGGCCAAGCAATGGACGGTTTAGTTCGTTCCATGAAGAAGGGTGGCAAATTGATCGTTCTAGATTGGGTCAAAAACGAATACCCAGTCGGCCCTAGGATCAATGATAAGATCTCTTTAGATAAGATGAAGTTTTTAGCGGAACAATATAAATTAGAGATCGTTAAAACAGTTCGTATTAGTGAAAACGTATACGGCTTGGAGATCCAATCAGGCCCTGAATTCGAATATGGTTATTATGATCTAAGAGAAGAAGAAACTTATTCTGAAGAATTGATCAGATCTTAA
- a CDS encoding metalloenzyme, protein MIFYVFIDGIGFGENDPDKNPFSKYSKGIFLPLGGKSIPTDSPSRLQELTYLKTDASMGIKGLPQSATGQTSLWTGINACQVLNRHMSGFPTFTLKRIIAKYSIIRILEENGFKADLLNCYTPGFAEHIKKHPRHVSASTLIQMAADKPLKDMDDLRDGKGLYMDISRDFLRKFGRDFIDKDDPVLEIQDPYKTGKDIIPAMQGHTLCIYEYFITDKVGHKMNWKGAEKCISDLEDFLLGVLDAMDPEQDQLIITSDHGNLEDLTVDVHTVNPVPTILYGKYTDQMKDKIHALKDIPHAIYDCLGIQIQMSEQEFVQTSSN, encoded by the coding sequence ATGATATTTTATGTTTTTATAGACGGGATAGGCTTTGGGGAAAACGATCCGGATAAAAATCCGTTCTCTAAGTATTCAAAGGGGATTTTTCTACCCTTGGGCGGTAAATCGATCCCGACAGATTCTCCTTCCCGCCTCCAAGAACTCACCTATCTCAAAACGGACGCGAGTATGGGGATCAAGGGACTTCCTCAAAGCGCCACCGGACAAACCTCTCTTTGGACTGGGATCAATGCCTGTCAGGTGCTGAACCGACACATGAGTGGATTTCCTACATTTACCTTAAAACGTATCATCGCTAAATATTCCATCATTCGAATCTTAGAAGAGAACGGATTTAAAGCCGACCTACTGAACTGTTATACCCCCGGATTTGCGGAACATATAAAAAAACATCCAAGACATGTATCCGCTTCTACTCTCATCCAGATGGCTGCGGACAAACCTTTAAAAGATATGGATGATCTAAGAGATGGCAAGGGTCTTTATATGGACATCAGCCGTGATTTCCTTAGAAAGTTCGGAAGGGACTTTATAGATAAGGATGATCCGGTTTTAGAGATCCAAGATCCGTACAAAACCGGGAAAGATATCATTCCTGCAATGCAGGGCCATACATTATGTATCTATGAATACTTTATCACGGATAAGGTGGGTCATAAGATGAATTGGAAAGGTGCCGAAAAATGTATCTCCGACTTGGAGGACTTTTTACTCGGAGTTTTGGATGCAATGGATCCGGAACAAGATCAACTCATTATAACATCCGATCATGGAAACTTGGAAGATCTGACTGTGGATGTTCATACCGTAAACCCGGTACCGACCATTCTATACGGTAAATACACGGATCAGATGAAAGACAAAATCCACGCCTTGAAAGATATCCCACATGCAATTTATGATTGTTTAGGGATACAGATCCAAATGTCTGAACAGGAATTTGTTCAGACTTCTTCAAATTAA
- a CDS encoding tetratricopeptide repeat protein: MNRSIILVTGFLFVCAGLLTGIYTAVIQDTDSTNKGIIEKVREGEEFLKHSNPKSSEKALDIFAELSAKDVGSDLSFRIQYDLATALDKTGDKMRALGIFRELNQKEGLAREEKARVAYGLGNLLLLLNRDEEGKGHLEEVLRTSGDNKLRSNALSAIADYYMKKGNYDQSRKNYVLALQEDPENVKARVRWGKSLRRMGKDWSAYDVYEDYVQSDAYFDPDKVSVDKEFRSGLLEKGRELYVRKEYYSAIETLKKALDIGVSERAREQAWYYIAESYDALGKSEQAIQYLNKMLENSDGTMDQAAMFRKGTIYFRGGKYEKAAAVFQESADRNPDTPVGKKSAAWKKEALDQIEDDLRYKDGEGGGKAKPSDDDRQDDDWKY; the protein is encoded by the coding sequence ATGAACCGTTCCATTATTTTAGTCACAGGATTTTTATTCGTATGTGCAGGTCTTCTCACAGGGATTTATACTGCGGTGATCCAAGATACGGATTCCACAAATAAAGGGATCATCGAGAAAGTCAGAGAAGGAGAGGAATTTCTAAAACATTCCAATCCTAAATCCTCGGAAAAGGCTTTGGATATTTTCGCAGAATTATCCGCCAAGGATGTGGGTTCTGATCTTTCTTTCCGGATCCAATACGATCTGGCAACTGCTCTGGACAAAACCGGGGATAAGATGAGAGCCCTTGGTATTTTCAGGGAGCTGAACCAAAAAGAAGGTTTAGCTCGCGAAGAAAAAGCTAGGGTCGCCTATGGCCTTGGAAACCTTCTTCTTTTATTAAATAGAGACGAAGAAGGAAAAGGACATTTAGAGGAAGTTCTTAGAACTTCCGGAGATAACAAACTCAGATCGAATGCGTTATCCGCAATTGCCGACTACTATATGAAAAAAGGCAATTACGATCAGTCTAGAAAGAACTACGTATTGGCCTTACAGGAAGATCCTGAAAACGTAAAAGCTAGAGTGAGATGGGGAAAATCTTTGCGCAGAATGGGCAAAGATTGGTCCGCTTACGATGTGTATGAAGATTACGTTCAGTCGGATGCCTATTTCGATCCGGATAAGGTTTCCGTAGATAAGGAATTCCGTTCCGGGCTCTTAGAGAAGGGTAGAGAATTATACGTACGTAAAGAATATTACTCAGCGATCGAAACTTTGAAAAAAGCTTTGGATATAGGTGTCAGCGAAAGAGCTAGAGAACAAGCTTGGTATTATATCGCGGAAAGTTACGATGCTTTGGGAAAATCGGAACAAGCAATCCAATATCTGAACAAAATGTTAGAGAACTCGGATGGAACTATGGACCAGGCTGCCATGTTCAGAAAGGGAACCATCTATTTCAGAGGCGGAAAGTATGAGAAAGCCGCAGCGGTTTTCCAAGAGTCCGCTGATAGAAATCCTGATACTCCTGTAGGTAAAAAATCCGCTGCCTGGAAGAAGGAAGCTTTGGATCAGATCGAAGACGATCTTAGATACAAGGACGGAGAAGGTGGCGGAAAAGCAAAACCTTCCGACGATGATCGCCAAGACGACGACTGGAAATATTAA